A part of Triplophysa dalaica isolate WHDGS20190420 chromosome 17, ASM1584641v1, whole genome shotgun sequence genomic DNA contains:
- the dnmbp gene encoding dynamin-binding protein isoform X2, whose amino-acid sequence MEAGSVVRAVFEFLPSVSEELPLFTGDVIEVLSVVDEFWLLGIKDGVTGQFPSTFVEPVTIPSTKTGENLYVCINDFNSVESGSLPLKRGDVVAAEDSVDEVWIRGRNAWGSRGLFPTSCVKELELSGRSRQLSERSAAAQASELPPYALGQARALMSLHAQLDEELDFREGDVITIIGLPEPGWFQGELDGRTGVFPEGFVELLGPLRSPQEEPEPQVLEQYSAYSMDDEEMREEEERDEDHLVETEQQQEEEEEEEGAVYGFALHEFRALEPGELDFDVGDRIRILAKLEDGWLEGQIHGRRGVFPHRFVKIEGQLQVTPQPENENCVTGREECYTPESSVQQDHTVPEYGQEWATQEDYTVWDLDYFERRDEERKEERVGYTPSDITSQDRKAMQNQSQVQPKNQRIERPPPPHTQPHRGVQRISKSNHARPRLPPRPSLHALSNRQYSTNSHTSLREPPPAPITRNPSLNPLTKTSPNSTWTRNNGHYASYDSRKPFICKITGEKNRQKKVTRYASVNDADLISNGRRDRCGSSSNGLPTSQTLGDLAVSAGDLEAKLSQQLIEFENSLPDRVNDPTEQTRWEEINAGWGSKVSRHYSILDYSTESDIIRGSSPIERLFPHTSSPAGSASSSLERRKTLRPPPPRPRVLRPPAPSNLQCLVTSNDRLAPQSSRPARPAPRPPPPCIRTNTVTPRQPLPSSNPFYHSPEEVVEGVEDAEDALEKEMEREGEREQEQYKLLLRLEEVERDIDMYSHTAQELKAMLEDEQDETSRQQALENLEFCTYTMETLTLEQQQLQEMTLLASQPKSLESSPASASATEDPELRMQEKRSKVIEELLQTEHDYIKDLQMCVKEIYQPLQKTQVQDIDLDGLFGNMNVVIDLSRRLYKNLQDTDSIGNVFLEYKVELEEVYKVYCQNHDDAISLLEMYEKDEIIQKHVLECLEKLRGKTNYINLGSFLIKPVQRVMRYPLLLMELLNTTPESHYDRKQLTEAVISIKEINANINEFKRRKDLVVKYRKVDEDRLIDKISKLSMHSIIKKSNRVSSHLKHLTGISPQIKDEAFDEAEKKFRLQERLIKSFIRDISLYLQHIRESASVKVLAAISFCDIYTERHQQMDPERFQRAHRCISDKQFAEFKERTEALVITPLTQLLNMFAGPHKLVLKRRDKLLDYDNCKERAERLKDKRVQEELQAARNNYEALNAQLLDEMPKFHHAAEELFTSCVRGFAQAQRDFISLTVGELKPLLKLSGLAGTEGNLLSLFQEEHTRVLDLLQSFSFFPDNLPTTVRKTFDKKTLEKQNSKKQQGPPNYVLQTDKHRAGLLARYGPEKLFKAERNFNAAQDLDVSVLEGDIVGVIKQQDPMGSQNRWLIDNGVTKGFVYSSFLKPYNPRTSQSDVSIESQSSNESGYGGSSPMFSRQNSNSTLTFNQETSTVSFSTAPPSLQAQTRSSQDTTPRKNREACSNHRDSLDATYRNTPNLKELSETAYRNGRDYSEPINNHRKDSLNSGQSTPTNHRDLSDSETDSSNKNSSSRYNGSHGSYGSQPRQNGDSLVEKRPQYAPEEHIDPVPEAELDGHQIYYAIYSFTARCANELSISANQRVRILEFQDMNGNQEWWLGEAGGRRGYVPSTYIRKSEYT is encoded by the exons ATGGAAGCCGGATCGGTGGTGCGTGCTGTGTTTGAGTTTTTACCGAGCGTCTCAGAAGAACTTCCTCTGTTTACTGGTGATGTCATAGAAGTGCTCAGCGTTGTTGATGAATTCTGGCTGCTTGGTATCAAAGATGGAGTCACTG GCCAGTTTCCAAGCACTTTTGTGGAACCTGTTACAATTCCAAGCACCAAGACAGGAGAGAATCTCTATGTGTGCATCAATGACTTTAATTCTGTGGAGTCTGGAAGCTTACCCTTAAAGAGAG gtgatgtagTTGCTGCTGAAGATAGCGTGGACGAAGTTTGGATAAGAGGCCGTAATGCGTGGGGATCACGTGGCCTGTTCCCCACGTCATGTGTTAAAGAGTTGGAGCTTTCTGGTCGATCCAGGCAGCTGTCGGAGCGTAGTGCAGCTGCCCAGGCGTCCGAACTCCCCCCGTACGCCCTGGGTCAGGCCCGCGCCCTCATGAGCCTACACGCCCAACTAGACGAAGAACTTGACTTTCGTGAGGGTGATGTCATCACCATCATAGGCCTGCCAGAGCCTGGCTGGTTCCAGGGTGAGCTGGACGGCAGGACAGGGGTTTTTCCAGAGGGATTCGTGGAGCTGCTTGGACCCCTGCGCTCGCCTCAGGAGGAGCCTGAACCTCAGGTGCTGGAACAGTATTCGGCTTACAGCATGGACGACGAAGAGATGAGAGAGgaagaagagagagatgaagatcaTTTGGTGGAAACTGAACAGCagcaggaggaagaggaggaggaagaaggaGCTGTCTACGGTTTTGCCCTTCATGAATTTCGGGCCCTTGAGCCCGGCGAGCTGGACTTTGATGTAGGAGATAGGATCCGTATCCTGGCCAAGCTTGAGGATGGGTGGTTGGAGGGGCAAATACACGGCAGAAGAGGTGTTTTCCCACATCGATTTGTCAAGATAGAAGGACAGCTGCAGGTCACACCAcaacccgaaaatgaaaattgtgttacTGGCAGAGAGGAGTGTTATACACCTGAAAGCTCGGTTCAACAAGATCACACAGTTCCAGAATACGGCCAGGAGTGGGCAACCCAGGAAGACTACACTGTGTGGGACCTGGATTACTTTGAACGCAGAGACgaagaaagaaaagaggaacGTGTTGGCTACACACCCTCCGATATAACTTCCCAAGACAGAAAAGCAATGCAAAATCAATCACAAGTTCAACCGAAAAACCAAAGGATAGAGAGACCCCCACCACCTCACACACAACCCCACAGGGGAGTTCAAAGAATCAGCAAAAGCAATCACGCTCGACCCCGGTTGCCTCCTAGACCCAGTTTGCACGCCCTCAGTAACAGACAATACAGCACCAATTCACACACCAGTTTACGGGAACCTCCACCAGCACCCATCACCAGGAATCCAAGTTTAAACCCACTAACTAAAACCTCACCTAATTCCACCTGGACAAGAAACAATGGCCACTATGCGTCGTATGACAGCAGAAAACCcttcatttgtaaaatcactGGTGAAAAGAACAGGCAGAAGAAGGTGACACGCTACGCAAGCGTCAATGATGCTGATCTAATATCGAATGGTCGCAGGGACCGGTGTGGGTCGAGTTCCAATGGGTTACCCACATCTCAGACACTGGGAGATTTGGCTGTGTCTGCTGGTGATCTTGAAGCCAAGCTTTCTCAGCAACTGATTGAATTCGAAAACAGTTTACCAGATCGTGTCAACGACCCAACAGAACAAACCAGATGGGAGGAGATCAACGCCGGATGGGGCAGCAAAGTTTCCCGCCATTACTCCATTCTGGACTACAGCACTGAGAGCGACATCATTCGTGGATCCTCACCAATCGAGCGTCTTTTCCCCCACACATCCTCTCCAGCCGGCTCTGCCTCCTCCTCTCTCGAGAGACGAAAAACGCTACGCCCACCTCCTCCTCGTCCACGGGTCCTCCGGCCACCGGCTCCTTCAAACCTGCAATGTCTTGTCACCAGCAATGACCGCCTTGCTCCTCAGTCTTCCAGACCTGCACGGCCAGCACCACGGCCACCTCCTCCTTGCATCCGCACCAACACTGTGACTCCCCGCCAGCCTCTGCCTTCGTCCAACCCCTTCTACCATTCACCGGAAGAGGTAGTTGAAGGGGTGGAGGATGCAGAAGATGCTCtggagaaagagatggagagagaaggagagagagaacaggagCAGTACAAGTTGCTCCTGAGGTTGGAGGAGGTGGAAAGAGACATTGATATGTACTCCCATACAGCCCAAGAGCTTAAGGCCATGCTTGAAGACGAGCAGGATGAGACCTCGAGACAACAAGCGCTAGAGAATCTGGAGTTTTGCACATACACCATGGAGACTCTGACTCTGGAACAGCAGCAGCTACAAG AGATGACCCTGCTCGCCTCCCAGCCTAAGTCTCTGGAATCATCCCCGGCGTCAGCGTCCGCCACTGAGGATCCTGAACTGAGGATGCAGGAgaaaaggtcaaaggtcatcgAGGAGCTTCTGCAGACCGAGCATGACTACATCAAGGACCTTCAGATGTGTGTCAAGGAGATCTATCAACCTCTGCAGAAGACACAG GTCCAGGATATCGACTTGGATGGTCTTTTTGGAAACATGAACGTCGTAATCGACCTTTCCCGTCGACTGTACAAGAACCTCCAGGACACAGACTCGATAG GTAATGTGTTCCTTGAGTACAAAGTTGAGTTGGAAGAAGTTTACAAGGTGTATTGCCAAAATCACGATGATGCCATCTCTCTACTGGAGATGTATGAGAAGGATGAGATCATCCAGAAGCACGTGCTGGAGTGTCTAGAGAAGCTCAG GGGAAAGACGAACTACATTAATCTGGGCTCCTTCTTGATAAAGCCAGTGCAGAGAGTGATGCGTTACCCGCTACTCCTCATGGAGCTTTTGAACACCACTCCAGAGTCACACTATGACAGAAAACAGCTCACAGAGGCTGTGATATCCATCAAAGAAATCAATGCCAATATCAATGAATTCAAGAGGAGGAAAGACCTCG TGGTGAAGTACCGCAAAGTCGATGAAGATCGTCTCATCGACAAGATCTCGAAGCTGAGCATGCACTCCATCATCAAGAAGTCCAACAGAGTAAGCAGTCATCTCAAGCATCTGACCGGAATTTCACCTCAG ATCAAAGATGAAGCTTTCGACGAAGCAGAGAAAAAATTCCGACTCCAGGAGCGACTGATCAAATCCTTCATCAGGGACATCTCTCTGTATCTGCAGCATATAAGG GAATCTGCTTCAGTAAAGGTGCTGGCCGCGATCAGCTTCTGTGACATCTACACAGAACGCCATCAGCAGATGGATCCTGAACGTTTTCAGAGAGCTCATCGTTGCATCAGCGACAAACAGTTTGCTGAGTTT AAGGAGAGGACAGAAGCTCTGGTCATCACTCCTCTCACCCAGCTGCTCAACATGTTTGCCGGGCCGCATAAACTGGTTCTGAAACGCAGAGACAAGCTGCTTGACTACGACAACTGTAAGGAGCGCGCCGAGAGACTGAAGGACAAGCGCGTGCAGGAGGAGCTCCAGGCCGCAAGGAATAACTACGAAGCTCTAAACGCCCAGCTGCTGGACGAAATGCCGAAGTTTCACCACGCGGCCGAAGAGCTCTTCACCAGCTGCGTGAGAGGCTTCGCACAGGCCCAGAGAGACTTCATCTCACTCACGGTGGGAGAGCTCAAACCGCTTCTGAAG CTTTCTGGATTGGCAGGTACAGAAGGCAATCTGTTGTCCTTGTTTCAGGAGGAACACACTCGTGTGTTGGATTTACTGCAGAGCTTCAGTTTCTTCCCTGACAACCTTCCCACTACCGTACGCAAGACATTTGACAAGAAGACTCTGGAAAAGCAGAACTCCAAGAAACAGCAAGGCCCT CCGAACTACGTACTACAGACGGACAAGCACCGAGCCGGGCTTCTGGCTAGATACGGACCTGAAAAACTCTTCAAGGCTGAAAGGAACTTTAATGCAGCGCAGGACCTAGATGTGTCCGTACTGGAGGGAGACATAGTGGGTGTCATCAAACAGCAAGACCCAATGGGCAGCCAGAACCGATGGCTGATAGACAATGGAG tAACGAAGGGCTTTGTGTATAGTTCCTTTCTAAAACCTTACAACCCGCGGACGAGCCAGTCAGATGTTTCCATTGAGAGTCAGTCATCAAATGAGTCGGGTTATGGTGGCTCGTCCCCAATGTTCTCGCGACAGAACAGCAACAGCACTCTAACTTTTAACCAAGAGACATCGACTGTCAGCTTCTCAACGGCCCCACCTTCACTCCAAGCACAAACTCGTTCGAGCCAAGACACCACGCCCAGGAAAAACAGAGAGGCTTGCAGCAATCATAGGGATTCCCTTGATGCTACATACAGAAACACACCCAATCTCAAAGAACTGTCTGAGACAGCTTATCGAAATGGCAGAGACTACTCTGAACcaataaacaatcacagaaaAGACTCTTTAAACTCGGGTCAGAGCACTCCAACCAATCACAGGGACCTCTCAGACTCAGAGACAGATTCCTCCAATAAGAACTCGTCTTCCAGGTACAACGGCTCTCATGGATCTTACGGCTCGCAGCCGAGACAAAATGGAGACTCTTTGGTAGAGAAGAGGCCACAGTATGCTCCTGAGGAACATATAGATCCAGTACCTGAAGCCGAGCTGGATGGCCATCAG ATATATTATGCAATCTACTCATTCACTGCACGGTGTGCCAATGAGCTCAGCATTTCAGCCAACCAGAGGGTCCGTATCCTTGAGTTCCAAGACATGAATGGAAACCAGGAGTGGTGGCTGGGTGAGGCAGGGGGACGGAGAGGTTACGTCCCATCCACGTATATCCGCAAATCAGAATACACATGA
- the dnmbp gene encoding dynamin-binding protein isoform X1, giving the protein MEAGSVVRAVFEFLPSVSEELPLFTGDVIEVLSVVDEFWLLGIKDGVTGQFPSTFVEPVTIPSTKTGENLYVCINDFNSVESGSLPLKRGDVVAAEDSVDEVWIRGRNAWGSRGLFPTSCVKELELSGRSRQLSERSAAAQASELPPYALGQARALMSLHAQLDEELDFREGDVITIIGLPEPGWFQGELDGRTGVFPEGFVELLGPLRSPQEEPEPQVLEQYSAYSMDDEEMREEEERDEDHLVETEQQQEEEEEEEGAVYGFALHEFRALEPGELDFDVGDRIRILAKLEDGWLEGQIHGRRGVFPHRFVKIEGQLQVTPQPENENCVTGREECYTPESSVQQDHTVPEYGQEWATQEDYTVWDLDYFERRDEERKEERVGYTPSDITSQDRKAMQNQSQVQPKNQRIERPPPPHTQPHRGVQRISKSNHARPRLPPRPSLHALSNRQYSTNSHTSLREPPPAPITRNPSLNPLTKTSPNSTWTRNNGHYASYDSRKPFICKITGEKNRQKKVTRYASVNDADLISNGRRDRCGSSSNGLPTSQTLGDLAVSAGDLEAKLSQQLIEFENSLPDRVNDPTEQTRWEEINAGWGSKVSRHYSILDYSTESDIIRGSSPIERLFPHTSSPAGSASSSLERRKTLRPPPPRPRVLRPPAPSNLQCLVTSNDRLAPQSSRPARPAPRPPPPCIRTNTVTPRQPLPSSNPFYHSPEEVVEGVEDAEDALEKEMEREGEREQEQYKLLLRLEEVERDIDMYSHTAQELKAMLEDEQDETSRQQALENLEFCTYTMETLTLEQQQLQEMTLLASQPKSLESSPASASATEDPELRMQEKRSKVIEELLQTEHDYIKDLQMCVKEIYQPLQKTQVQDIDLDGLFGNMNVVIDLSRRLYKNLQDTDSIGNVFLEYKVELEEVYKVYCQNHDDAISLLEMYEKDEIIQKHVLECLEKLRGIYREWGKTNYINLGSFLIKPVQRVMRYPLLLMELLNTTPESHYDRKQLTEAVISIKEINANINEFKRRKDLVVKYRKVDEDRLIDKISKLSMHSIIKKSNRVSSHLKHLTGISPQIKDEAFDEAEKKFRLQERLIKSFIRDISLYLQHIRESASVKVLAAISFCDIYTERHQQMDPERFQRAHRCISDKQFAEFKERTEALVITPLTQLLNMFAGPHKLVLKRRDKLLDYDNCKERAERLKDKRVQEELQAARNNYEALNAQLLDEMPKFHHAAEELFTSCVRGFAQAQRDFISLTVGELKPLLKLSGLAGTEGNLLSLFQEEHTRVLDLLQSFSFFPDNLPTTVRKTFDKKTLEKQNSKKQQGPPNYVLQTDKHRAGLLARYGPEKLFKAERNFNAAQDLDVSVLEGDIVGVIKQQDPMGSQNRWLIDNGVTKGFVYSSFLKPYNPRTSQSDVSIESQSSNESGYGGSSPMFSRQNSNSTLTFNQETSTVSFSTAPPSLQAQTRSSQDTTPRKNREACSNHRDSLDATYRNTPNLKELSETAYRNGRDYSEPINNHRKDSLNSGQSTPTNHRDLSDSETDSSNKNSSSRYNGSHGSYGSQPRQNGDSLVEKRPQYAPEEHIDPVPEAELDGHQIYYAIYSFTARCANELSISANQRVRILEFQDMNGNQEWWLGEAGGRRGYVPSTYIRKSEYT; this is encoded by the exons ATGGAAGCCGGATCGGTGGTGCGTGCTGTGTTTGAGTTTTTACCGAGCGTCTCAGAAGAACTTCCTCTGTTTACTGGTGATGTCATAGAAGTGCTCAGCGTTGTTGATGAATTCTGGCTGCTTGGTATCAAAGATGGAGTCACTG GCCAGTTTCCAAGCACTTTTGTGGAACCTGTTACAATTCCAAGCACCAAGACAGGAGAGAATCTCTATGTGTGCATCAATGACTTTAATTCTGTGGAGTCTGGAAGCTTACCCTTAAAGAGAG gtgatgtagTTGCTGCTGAAGATAGCGTGGACGAAGTTTGGATAAGAGGCCGTAATGCGTGGGGATCACGTGGCCTGTTCCCCACGTCATGTGTTAAAGAGTTGGAGCTTTCTGGTCGATCCAGGCAGCTGTCGGAGCGTAGTGCAGCTGCCCAGGCGTCCGAACTCCCCCCGTACGCCCTGGGTCAGGCCCGCGCCCTCATGAGCCTACACGCCCAACTAGACGAAGAACTTGACTTTCGTGAGGGTGATGTCATCACCATCATAGGCCTGCCAGAGCCTGGCTGGTTCCAGGGTGAGCTGGACGGCAGGACAGGGGTTTTTCCAGAGGGATTCGTGGAGCTGCTTGGACCCCTGCGCTCGCCTCAGGAGGAGCCTGAACCTCAGGTGCTGGAACAGTATTCGGCTTACAGCATGGACGACGAAGAGATGAGAGAGgaagaagagagagatgaagatcaTTTGGTGGAAACTGAACAGCagcaggaggaagaggaggaggaagaaggaGCTGTCTACGGTTTTGCCCTTCATGAATTTCGGGCCCTTGAGCCCGGCGAGCTGGACTTTGATGTAGGAGATAGGATCCGTATCCTGGCCAAGCTTGAGGATGGGTGGTTGGAGGGGCAAATACACGGCAGAAGAGGTGTTTTCCCACATCGATTTGTCAAGATAGAAGGACAGCTGCAGGTCACACCAcaacccgaaaatgaaaattgtgttacTGGCAGAGAGGAGTGTTATACACCTGAAAGCTCGGTTCAACAAGATCACACAGTTCCAGAATACGGCCAGGAGTGGGCAACCCAGGAAGACTACACTGTGTGGGACCTGGATTACTTTGAACGCAGAGACgaagaaagaaaagaggaacGTGTTGGCTACACACCCTCCGATATAACTTCCCAAGACAGAAAAGCAATGCAAAATCAATCACAAGTTCAACCGAAAAACCAAAGGATAGAGAGACCCCCACCACCTCACACACAACCCCACAGGGGAGTTCAAAGAATCAGCAAAAGCAATCACGCTCGACCCCGGTTGCCTCCTAGACCCAGTTTGCACGCCCTCAGTAACAGACAATACAGCACCAATTCACACACCAGTTTACGGGAACCTCCACCAGCACCCATCACCAGGAATCCAAGTTTAAACCCACTAACTAAAACCTCACCTAATTCCACCTGGACAAGAAACAATGGCCACTATGCGTCGTATGACAGCAGAAAACCcttcatttgtaaaatcactGGTGAAAAGAACAGGCAGAAGAAGGTGACACGCTACGCAAGCGTCAATGATGCTGATCTAATATCGAATGGTCGCAGGGACCGGTGTGGGTCGAGTTCCAATGGGTTACCCACATCTCAGACACTGGGAGATTTGGCTGTGTCTGCTGGTGATCTTGAAGCCAAGCTTTCTCAGCAACTGATTGAATTCGAAAACAGTTTACCAGATCGTGTCAACGACCCAACAGAACAAACCAGATGGGAGGAGATCAACGCCGGATGGGGCAGCAAAGTTTCCCGCCATTACTCCATTCTGGACTACAGCACTGAGAGCGACATCATTCGTGGATCCTCACCAATCGAGCGTCTTTTCCCCCACACATCCTCTCCAGCCGGCTCTGCCTCCTCCTCTCTCGAGAGACGAAAAACGCTACGCCCACCTCCTCCTCGTCCACGGGTCCTCCGGCCACCGGCTCCTTCAAACCTGCAATGTCTTGTCACCAGCAATGACCGCCTTGCTCCTCAGTCTTCCAGACCTGCACGGCCAGCACCACGGCCACCTCCTCCTTGCATCCGCACCAACACTGTGACTCCCCGCCAGCCTCTGCCTTCGTCCAACCCCTTCTACCATTCACCGGAAGAGGTAGTTGAAGGGGTGGAGGATGCAGAAGATGCTCtggagaaagagatggagagagaaggagagagagaacaggagCAGTACAAGTTGCTCCTGAGGTTGGAGGAGGTGGAAAGAGACATTGATATGTACTCCCATACAGCCCAAGAGCTTAAGGCCATGCTTGAAGACGAGCAGGATGAGACCTCGAGACAACAAGCGCTAGAGAATCTGGAGTTTTGCACATACACCATGGAGACTCTGACTCTGGAACAGCAGCAGCTACAAG AGATGACCCTGCTCGCCTCCCAGCCTAAGTCTCTGGAATCATCCCCGGCGTCAGCGTCCGCCACTGAGGATCCTGAACTGAGGATGCAGGAgaaaaggtcaaaggtcatcgAGGAGCTTCTGCAGACCGAGCATGACTACATCAAGGACCTTCAGATGTGTGTCAAGGAGATCTATCAACCTCTGCAGAAGACACAG GTCCAGGATATCGACTTGGATGGTCTTTTTGGAAACATGAACGTCGTAATCGACCTTTCCCGTCGACTGTACAAGAACCTCCAGGACACAGACTCGATAG GTAATGTGTTCCTTGAGTACAAAGTTGAGTTGGAAGAAGTTTACAAGGTGTATTGCCAAAATCACGATGATGCCATCTCTCTACTGGAGATGTATGAGAAGGATGAGATCATCCAGAAGCACGTGCTGGAGTGTCTAGAGAAGCTCAG AGGAATATATCGTGAGTG GGGAAAGACGAACTACATTAATCTGGGCTCCTTCTTGATAAAGCCAGTGCAGAGAGTGATGCGTTACCCGCTACTCCTCATGGAGCTTTTGAACACCACTCCAGAGTCACACTATGACAGAAAACAGCTCACAGAGGCTGTGATATCCATCAAAGAAATCAATGCCAATATCAATGAATTCAAGAGGAGGAAAGACCTCG TGGTGAAGTACCGCAAAGTCGATGAAGATCGTCTCATCGACAAGATCTCGAAGCTGAGCATGCACTCCATCATCAAGAAGTCCAACAGAGTAAGCAGTCATCTCAAGCATCTGACCGGAATTTCACCTCAG ATCAAAGATGAAGCTTTCGACGAAGCAGAGAAAAAATTCCGACTCCAGGAGCGACTGATCAAATCCTTCATCAGGGACATCTCTCTGTATCTGCAGCATATAAGG GAATCTGCTTCAGTAAAGGTGCTGGCCGCGATCAGCTTCTGTGACATCTACACAGAACGCCATCAGCAGATGGATCCTGAACGTTTTCAGAGAGCTCATCGTTGCATCAGCGACAAACAGTTTGCTGAGTTT AAGGAGAGGACAGAAGCTCTGGTCATCACTCCTCTCACCCAGCTGCTCAACATGTTTGCCGGGCCGCATAAACTGGTTCTGAAACGCAGAGACAAGCTGCTTGACTACGACAACTGTAAGGAGCGCGCCGAGAGACTGAAGGACAAGCGCGTGCAGGAGGAGCTCCAGGCCGCAAGGAATAACTACGAAGCTCTAAACGCCCAGCTGCTGGACGAAATGCCGAAGTTTCACCACGCGGCCGAAGAGCTCTTCACCAGCTGCGTGAGAGGCTTCGCACAGGCCCAGAGAGACTTCATCTCACTCACGGTGGGAGAGCTCAAACCGCTTCTGAAG CTTTCTGGATTGGCAGGTACAGAAGGCAATCTGTTGTCCTTGTTTCAGGAGGAACACACTCGTGTGTTGGATTTACTGCAGAGCTTCAGTTTCTTCCCTGACAACCTTCCCACTACCGTACGCAAGACATTTGACAAGAAGACTCTGGAAAAGCAGAACTCCAAGAAACAGCAAGGCCCT CCGAACTACGTACTACAGACGGACAAGCACCGAGCCGGGCTTCTGGCTAGATACGGACCTGAAAAACTCTTCAAGGCTGAAAGGAACTTTAATGCAGCGCAGGACCTAGATGTGTCCGTACTGGAGGGAGACATAGTGGGTGTCATCAAACAGCAAGACCCAATGGGCAGCCAGAACCGATGGCTGATAGACAATGGAG tAACGAAGGGCTTTGTGTATAGTTCCTTTCTAAAACCTTACAACCCGCGGACGAGCCAGTCAGATGTTTCCATTGAGAGTCAGTCATCAAATGAGTCGGGTTATGGTGGCTCGTCCCCAATGTTCTCGCGACAGAACAGCAACAGCACTCTAACTTTTAACCAAGAGACATCGACTGTCAGCTTCTCAACGGCCCCACCTTCACTCCAAGCACAAACTCGTTCGAGCCAAGACACCACGCCCAGGAAAAACAGAGAGGCTTGCAGCAATCATAGGGATTCCCTTGATGCTACATACAGAAACACACCCAATCTCAAAGAACTGTCTGAGACAGCTTATCGAAATGGCAGAGACTACTCTGAACcaataaacaatcacagaaaAGACTCTTTAAACTCGGGTCAGAGCACTCCAACCAATCACAGGGACCTCTCAGACTCAGAGACAGATTCCTCCAATAAGAACTCGTCTTCCAGGTACAACGGCTCTCATGGATCTTACGGCTCGCAGCCGAGACAAAATGGAGACTCTTTGGTAGAGAAGAGGCCACAGTATGCTCCTGAGGAACATATAGATCCAGTACCTGAAGCCGAGCTGGATGGCCATCAG ATATATTATGCAATCTACTCATTCACTGCACGGTGTGCCAATGAGCTCAGCATTTCAGCCAACCAGAGGGTCCGTATCCTTGAGTTCCAAGACATGAATGGAAACCAGGAGTGGTGGCTGGGTGAGGCAGGGGGACGGAGAGGTTACGTCCCATCCACGTATATCCGCAAATCAGAATACACATGA